A genomic stretch from Echeneis naucrates chromosome 6, fEcheNa1.1, whole genome shotgun sequence includes:
- the LOC115045378 gene encoding B-cell receptor CD22-like: MNRLDLSGLFIMESWMLMILVVMPGVLSGPWRVTFQNQCALRGASILLECSYDYPSLQFVTSVKWSKVQHISNSLWLVSLDSLSSPPQFKYVGNFYDNCALEIYNLRPIDEGTYYFSFVTSLNRWRSKTPLYLQVKELTTVVQPSIVTEGEMVTLTCVSGCPTSTNVVWFRDGHPVPKPVFQAGREDAGRYYCAVLGQETVRSNPVALNVQYAPKKVRLSLSPSGNVPQGGSVTLTCSSEANPLVSSNGYSLFKDGWFLSSGEQHTISDVQPSHSGLYHCQAGNNISWRGVDLMNSTKVHLDVWYQPTNFSVSVDPPQVAEGSSVNLTCSSAANPAAVNYTWYKRTDDPSSSSMILMGSGSVLTLPSLEASDIGPYLCQARNSIGESFSAEVLLTMTEQGGRLLPVLAGLGAFVFVALVIALLFFWRKQRAHTEDKQIEVDSSGKKWSSSAEDQSDVHYADIFTFSSPPFTTAAGVTSSKRKLNVPASCEAEPIYSAVTFTPRNPSSQHYTNASRSKTGENNDSVIYSTVAISSLSRSSQNEIGL; the protein is encoded by the exons ATGAACCGTCTCGATCTATCAGGTCTTTTCATAATGGAGAGTTGGATGTTGATGATCCTGGTCGTTATGCCAG GTGTTCTGAGTGGACCCTGGAGGGTGACCTTCCAAAATCAGTGTGCTTTGCGAGGGGCATCAATATTACTAGAGTGCAGCTACGACTACCCTTCACTCCAATTTGTCACTTCAGTGAAGTGGTCTAAAGTGCAGCATATATCTAATTCACTGTGGCTGGTTTCCCTGGATAGTCTCTCTTCACCCCCACAATTTAAATATGTGGGCAACTTCTATGATAACTGTGCTCTGGAGATTTACAATCTACGTCCTATTGATGAAGGAACATACTATTTTAGTTTTGTGACATCTCTGAACAGGTGGCGCAGCAAGACCCCCCTTTATTTACAAGtcaaag AGTTAACCACTGTTGTGCAGCCAAGCATAGTGACAGAGGGTGAAATGGTCACTCTGACCTGTGTGTCAGGTTGCCCCACATCTACAAATGTTGTGTGGTTTAGAGACGGACACCCTGTTCCAAAGCCAGTCTTCCAGGCCGGGAGAGAGGACGCTGGGAGGTAttactgtgctgtgctgggCCAAGAGACGGTCAGGTCTAACCCGGTGGCTCTGAATGTACAAT ACGCTCCTAAGAAAGTAAGACTATCGCTGAGTCCATCAGGAAACGTCCCACAAGGCGGTTCAGTTACTTTGACCTGCAGCAGTGAAGCCAACCCACTTGTGAGTTCAAATGGGTACAGTCTGTTTAAGGATGGATGGTTTCTCAGTTCGGGAGAGCAGCACACCATCTCTGACGTCCAACCCAGCCACAGTGGACTGTACCACTGTCAGGCCGGGAATAATATCAGCTGGAGGGGCGTTGACCTGATGAACTCCACTAAGGTTCACCTTGATGTCTGGT accaaCCAACAaacttttcagtttcagtggaTCCACCGCAGGTCGCCGAGGGCAGCAGTGTGAATCTGACGTGCAGCAGTGCTGCCAACCCTGCTGCAGTCAACTACACCTGGTACAAGAGGACGGATGATCCCAGTTCTAGCTCCATGATCCTGATGGGCTCAGGATCGGTGCTGACCCTTCCCTCTCTCGAGGCATCCGACATTGGACCCTACCTCTGCCAGGCCAGGAACAGTATTGGCGAGAGCTTCTCAGCGGAGGTGCTGCTGACCATGACGGAACAAG GCGGCCGTCTCCTCCCAGTCTTAGCTGGACTTggagcttttgtgtttgtggcacTTGTGATagctcttcttttcttctg gaggaaacagagagCCCATACCGAGGATAAA cAGATTGAGGTTGACTCTAGTGGAAAAAAATGGAGCTCTTCAGCCGAAGATCAGTCTGATGTACATTATGcggacattttcacattttcttctccACCTTTCACTACTGCTGCAGGTGTTACGTCTTCAAAGAGAAAACTTAAT GTCCCTGCTTCTTGTGAGGCCGAACCTATATACTCAGCCGTGACATTCACACCTCGAAACCCCAGTAGCCAACATTACACAAACGCCTCCAG GTCAAAAACAGGAGAGAACAACGATTCAGTGATCTATTCCACAGTGGCTATATCTAGCTTATCCAGGTCTTCACAGAATGAGATCGGACTTTAA